One stretch of Mus pahari chromosome 5, PAHARI_EIJ_v1.1, whole genome shotgun sequence DNA includes these proteins:
- the C1ql2 gene encoding complement C1q-like protein 2 yields the protein MALGLLIAVPLLLQAAPPGAAHYEMLGTCRMICDPYSVAPAGGPAGAKAPPPGPSTAALEVMQDLSANPPPPFIQGPKGDPGRPGKPGPRGPPGEPGPPGPRGPPGEKGDSGRPGLPGLQLTTSAAGGVGVVGGGTGGGGDTEGEVTSALSAAFSGPKIAFYVGLKSPHEGYEVLKFDDVVTNLGNHYDPTTGKFSCQVRGIYFFTYHILMRGGDGTSMWADLCKNGQVRASAIAQDADQNYDYASNSVVLHLDSGDEVYVKLDGGKAHGGNNNKYSTFSGFLLYPD from the exons ATGGCACTGGGACTGCTGATCGCGGTGCCTCTGCTGCTGCAGGCGGCGCCCCCCGGAGCGGCTCACTACGAGATGCTGGGCACCTGCCGCATGATCTGTGACCCATACAGCGTCGCTCCCGCAGGGGGACCCGCGGGCGCCAAGGCTCCACCGCCCGGACCCAGTACTGCTGCCCTGGAAGTTATGCAGGACCTCAGCGCTAACCCCCCGCCTCCGTTTATCCAGGGACCAAAGGGTGATCCGGGGCGACCAGGCAAGCCGGGGCCTCGGGGTCCTCCTGGAGAGCCAGGGCCTCCTGGGCCCAGGGGTCCCCCGGGAGAGAAGGGAGACTCGGGGAGGCCAGGGCTACCCGGACTGCAGTTAACAACCAGCGCGGCCGGTGGGGTTGGAGTGGTGGGTGGCGGAACCGGGGGCGGTGGCGACACGGAGGGAGAAGTGACCAGTGCGCTGAGCGCCGCCTTCAGCGGTCCCAAGATCGCCTTCTACGTGGGACTCAAGAGCCCCCACGAAGGCTACGAGGTGCTCAAGTTCGACGACGTGGTCACCAATCTTGGCAATCACTACGACCCCACTACCGGCAAGTTCAGCTGCCAGGTGCGGGGCATCTACTTCTTCACGTACCACATCCTCATGCGTGGCGGCGACGGAACTAGCATGTGGGCGGATCTCTGCAAGAACGGGCAG GTGCGAGCCAGCGCCATAGCCCAGGACGCGGACCAGAATTATGACTACGCCAGCAACAGCGTGGTACTGCACCTGGATTCAGGCGATGAAGTCTACGTGAAGCTGGACGGTGGGAAGGCTCACGGCGGCAACAATAACAAGTACAGCACGTTCTCGGGCTTCCTCCTGTACCCGGATTAG